A single region of the Rattus rattus isolate New Zealand chromosome 8, Rrattus_CSIRO_v1, whole genome shotgun sequence genome encodes:
- the Znf445 gene encoding zinc finger protein 445, with product MPPGRCYAARSVQMSREHGRLRMVKKEEEEDGCISVETARPQTLNRPGQELFRQLFRQLRYHESSGPLETLSRLQELCRWWMRPDVLSKAQMLELLVLEQFLSILPGELRAWVQLHCPESGAEVVALLEELQRDLDGTSLKDSCLTQNPDVHWIGTGALQAAQIWSPASHLGKSSALEDYLETPHGIGQTDSPAVSMPDYFQIEESIEHQETLTFQDVEVTFSQEEWGCLNSAQRNLYRDVILENYGNVVSVVGSSPKPALISWLEARKPWGMNICTVQLKREPDAAPEGGKLQIEPSKFILKQEPSKYTETCVKPSGCPATSASKGTGLKESFEQKSRLQKSCGDSIQMKEMKEGTDISQKTGRKSEILRNNDILELKHVKCVSVSRKKLSFKHGYDRNFRKSSHHYNNKYGEGLRDTVEGFGVYQNTGLKENEKDRCEETLRKSSHSHLEYQRYYSQGSLFKCRVCEKAFKWRSNCIRHEKIHTGVKPYKCSSCEKAFQRLSTYRLHQKTHTKQKHESRKYNNALPCSLDVSHCLINQDEDKNFYCSQCGKYFSCRSYALEHQRIHTQEKPYNCIRCRKTFRWKSNFTRHMKLHGKEVRNQERCHEDFKQNYSQSQVISTIEKTFLCQSCGKTFTQKKSLIEHQRIHTGEKLYQCSGCGKTFASRSSYIIHMKRKRHAIKIKPESGSLPFSQDTAFAIPQSGHNTEEPNQCKYCGRAFHNRSFLLIHERIHTREKPYKCRECEKAFRWRSNLYRHERKHFLHKRRKYHESKETSNLQSKIFIDEKPFWCQECGKTFTRKRSLLDHKGIHSGERRFKCNLCEKSFDRNYRLVNHQRIHTTEQPFQSQWHDKDFAGTHAHSVDQRKHRTLQSEYSLQSDKPGLSYCQDVRVNIQELELSGKKPLDNPSHESSMSTAFQNVPTKKPCHKCSTCGKTFRKHSHLISHKRCHTKERPFKCIVCGKTFGWSSNLTRHVKSHFRD from the exons ATGCCTCCAGGCAGGTGCTATGCTGCCCGCTCAGTGCAGATGTCAAGGGAACACGGCCGCCTTCGTATggtaaagaaggaagaagaggaggatggctGTATTTCAGTGGAGACTGCCAGGCCGCAGACACTTAACCGCCCTGGCCAGGAGCTGTTCCGTCAGCTCTTCCGACAGCTTCGCTACCACGAATCGTCTGGGCCCTTAGAAACTCTGAGTCGGCTCCAGGAGCTCTGCCGCTGGTGGATGAGGCCTGATGTTCTTTCCAAAGCACAGATGTTAGAGTTGTTGGTGTTGGAGCAATTTCTGAGCATCCTGCCTGGAGAGCTCCGGGCATGGGTACAACTCCATTGCCCTGAGAGTGGTGCAGAAGTTGTGGCTCTGCTGGAAGAGCTGCAGAGAGATCTTGATGGGACATCACTGAAG GACTCATGCCTTACTCAGAACCCAGATGTGCATTGGATAGGCACTGGAGCTCTGCAAGCTGCACAGATATGGTCCCCTGCATCACATCTCGGGAAGAGTTCTGCTCTAGAAGACTACTTGGAGACTCCACATGGAATAGGACAAACTG attCTCCTGCCGTCTCGATGCCTGACTACTTCCAGATAGAAGAGAGCATAGAACACCAG gaaacttTGACTTTCCAGGATGTGGAGGTGACCTTCTCTCAAGAAGAATGGGGATGTTTGAACTCAGCTCAGCGCAATCTTTATCGGGATGTTATCCTGGAGAATTATGGGAATGTAGTTTCTGTGG TGGGCTCTTCTCCCAAACCTGCTCTGATCTCCTGGCTGGAAGCAAGAAAGCCATGGGGCATGAATATCTGCACAGTTCAGCTTAAGAGGGAACCTGATGCTGCCCCTGAAG GAGGTAAGCTTCAAATTGAGCCAAGCAAGTTCATCTTGAAGCAGGAACCTTCAAAATACACAGAAACCTGTGTAAAGCCATCAGGATGTCCTGCGACAAGTGCTTCTAAGGGAACGGGACTCAAAGAATCTTTTGAACAGAAGAGTAGGCTACAAAAGTCCTGTGGGGATTCCATACAaatgaaagagatgaaggaaggaacTGACATTAgtcaaaagacaggaagaaaatctGAAATATTGAGAAACAATGATATTCTTGAGTTAAAACATGttaagtgtgtgagtgtttctAGGAAAAAGCTATCCTTTAAGCATGGCTATGACAGAAACTTCAGAAAAAGTTCACaccattataataataaatatgggGAGGGGCTCAGAGACACGGTTGAGGGCTTTGGTGTATATCAGAATACTGGActgaaagagaatgagaaggacagATGTGAGGAGACCTTAAGGAAGAGCTCCCATTCCCATCTTGAATATCAGAGATATTATAGTCAAGGAAGCCTGTTTAAATGCAGGGTGTGTGAGAAAGCCTTCAAGTGGCGATCAAACTGTATCCGACATGAGAAAATTCACACTGGAGTGAAGCCTTACAAATGCAGTTCATGTGAGAAAGCTTTCCAGCGTTTGTCAACCTACCGTCTGCACCAGAAAACCCATACTAAACAGAAACATGAATCCAGGAAGTACAACAATGCTCTCCCCTGCAGCTTGGATGTCAGTCATTGTTTGATAAACCAGGATGAGGATAAAAACTTTTACTGTAGCCAGTGTGGGAAATACTTTTCCTGTAGGTCCTATGCTCTTGAACACCAAAGGATTCATACACAGGAGAAACCTTATAattgtatcagatgtaggaaaaCCTTTCGGTGGAAGTCAAACTTTACTCGTCATATGAAATTACATGGCAAAGAGGTCCGTAATCAAGAGAGATGTCATGAAGACTTCAAGCAGAATTATAGTCAGTCTCAGGTTATCTCTACTATAGAGAAAACTTTCCTGTGTCAGAGTTGTGGGAAAACTTTTACTCAAAAGAAGTCACTCATTGAGCACCAGAGGATTCATACAGGGGAGAAACTGTACCAGTGTAGTGGGTGTGGGAAAACATTTGCCTCTAGGTCCTCTTATATTATTCATATGAAGCGAAAGCGACAtgctattaaaataaaacctgaaagtGGCTCTCTACCTTTTAGTCAGGATACAGCATTTGCCATTCCTCAGAGTGGTCATAATACAGAGGAGCCTAATCAGTGTAAATACTGTGGCAGAGCCTTCCATAATCGCTCATTTCTTCTCATTCATGAGAGAATTCACACTAGAGAGAAGCCCTATAAGTGCAGGGAGTGTGAAAAAGCTTTCCGATGGAGGTCCAATCTCTACCGACATGAGAGAAAACACTTTTTGCACAAGCGGCGTAAGTATCATGAAAGTAAAGAGACTTCAAATCTACAGTCAAAAATCTTCATTGATGAGAAGCCCTTTTGGTGTCAAGAATGTGGGAAAACCTTTACACGTAAAAGAAGCCTTTTAGATCATAAGGGAATACACAGTGGAGAGAGACGCTTTAAGTGCAACTTGTGTGAAAAATCTTTTGATAGAAACTATCGTCTTGTTAATCACCAGAGGATCCACACTACAGAGCAACCATTTCAATCTCAGTGGCATGATAAAGATTTTGCTGGTACACATGCCCATTCTGTTGATCAGAGAAAACACAGAACACTGCAGTCTGAATATAGCCTACAATCAGATAAGCCTGGCTTATCCTACTGTCAGGATGTAAGGGTAAATATTCAGGAATTAGAACTAAGTGGAAAGAAGCCCCTTGATAACCCTTCTCATGAGAGTTCCATGTCCACCGCATTCCAGAATGTGCCCACTAAGAAACCCTGCCACAAATGTAGCACTTGTGGGAAAACATTTAGGAAGCATTCACATCTCATTAGCCACAAGAGATGTCACACAAAAGAAAGGCCCTTCAAATGCATAGTGTGTGGGAAGACCTTCGGGTGGTCTTCCAATTTGACTAGGCATGTGAAAAGCCATTTTAGAGATTAG
- the C8H3orf86 gene encoding uncharacterized protein C3orf86 homolog codes for MSRSQLEQEKKFLDSFVWVNEITGETTFPPGEGTTPAASGEKRPARSRSPRGNIPCSVAAHRPASPVNPEAVGRGPGTGSLLLPDLGMPCVLSSPGSALPTQDHLGASPPLARVFPASPSPPWALSCKLRNVLTGNNRFSF; via the coding sequence ATGTCTAGGAGTCAGCTTGAACAGGAGAAGAAGTTCCTAGATTCTTTTGTCTGGGTAAACGAGATCACTGGAGAAACCACCTTTCCTCCAGGGGAGGGGACCACACCTGCAGCCTCTGGAGAGAAGCGTCCGGCAAGGTCGAGGTCTCCGCGAGGGAACATACCCTGTTCGGTGGCTGCTCACAGACCCGCTTCCCCAGTGAACCCCGAGGCTGTGGGCAGAGGCCCCGGGACAGGAAGCTTGCTTCTACCCGACCTGGGCATGCCCTGTGTCCTGTCCTCACCAGGGAGCGCTCTGCCGACGCAGGACCACCTGGGAGCGTCCCCTCCACTGGCCCGGGTGTTTCCAGCTAGCCCCTCTCCGCCCTGGGCCCTGTCCTGCAAGCTAAGGAACGTGCTGACAGGAAACAACCGGTTTTCCTTTTGA